One window from the genome of Anser cygnoides isolate HZ-2024a breed goose chromosome 8, Taihu_goose_T2T_genome, whole genome shotgun sequence encodes:
- the ZNF644 gene encoding zinc finger protein 644 isoform X1, translating into MDDLEINTEVTGAKEEEEEILCDDNFISEEEGGIPKSQESDTSFQKNNTLTLPEELSRDRSEKALSGGQTSLFIHTGAPTVSSENFILSRGTAVNGPVSHSTSTKTSIMNKGSVSLTTGQPVGHHTDSCSTLTVVQDLQLPAKSTTQKSNQHQVLFLLPDVAHAKNMTHSIKNLPTSASIGCDSQKSVGNSVDSTLVGQVEVCEGDKNLLVKDDCVDTLTGISSGTGGFRSGCDPTWDPQKEFIQFLMTNEETIEKSPIHCKVGLEKKRKRKMDVSKITRYTEDCFGDASYIPSKSKLLSVDFLEQNEELQMVEPQKYSLSKVKPECTDEELEAVDAIQQLIYSPTGSCAEDASPVHTSTFLSNTLKNKCEQNDSESPSTFSTDEPSFYPCTKCNVNFREKKHLHRHMMYHLDGNSHFRHLNVPRPYACRECGRTFRDRNSLLKHMIIHQERRQKLMEEIRELKELQDEGRSARLQCPQCVFGTNCPKTFVQHAKTHEKDKRYYCCEECNFMAVTENELECHRGIAHGAVVKCSIIGSDMSQRKSQKKASMKDPYLGSSKKSSTYMCKMCPFTTSARSILKKHMEYLHPTSCIDPFGSHLRLEKRKGSIIEESLDFGSRTKQLMKQSTFPKNSVLKQDVKRSFGSTSQSSNFTKLHKRPYRIQKARKSVSQSSKLNSAEKKDSYETEDESSWDNVELCDYTTQSVEDESYSDINQEHVSLFPIFKGKMEDHETVDKSSLSYEQNDGFYFEYYEDAEGSNFLHELHDPQNLENIGSALPKHNSVFHWTDLSLEKKSCPYCPATFETGVGLSNHVRGHLHRAGLSYEARHVVSPEQIATSDKMQHFKRTGTGTPVKRVRKAVEKSETSSEHTCQLCGGWFDTKIGLSNHVRGHLKRLGKTKWDAHKSPICVLNEMMQNEEKYEKILKALNSRRIIPRPFVAQKFASNDDFLSQNVIPLEAYHNGLKTEDTSVSASEEEGLSFLNECDETKALLRDEKKNQSLTLIELLKNKRLGEERNPDISPQKIHNQTARKRFVQKCVLPLNEDSPLMYQPQKMDLTMQSGMPVKLRTCVHCNTTFTSAVSLSNHLRAYARKKSAGLLTGTALDCKQKKSRSRSGSKKKMLPLPHSADEVYILRCRFCGLVFRGPLSVQEDWIKHLQRHIVNANLPRTGAGMVEVTSLLKKPASITETSFSLLMAEAAS; encoded by the exons ATGGATGACTTAGAGATAAATACTGAAGTCACTGGTgctaaagaagaagaagaagaaattctgtGTGATGATAATTTCATATCTGAGGAAGAAGGTGGCATTCCTAAATCACAAGAGAGCGACACGTCATTTCAGAAGAACAATACACTGACTCTGCCTGAGGAGCTATCAAGGGACAGATCTGAAAAAGCCTTAAGTGGAGGCCAGACTTCTCTATTTATACACACTGGTGCTCCTACTGTTTCTAGTGAAAACTTTATCTTGTCTAGAGGAACTGCTGTTAATGGACCAGTTTCACACTCCACCTCAACTAAGACTTCCATTATGAATAAAGGCAGTGTTTCATTAACCACTGGACAGCCCGTAGGTCATCATACAGATTCCTGCTCAACTTTGACAGTGGTTCAAGACCTTCAGCTGCCTGCAAAGAGTACaacacaaaaatcaaatcagcaccaagttttatttttgttacctGATGTAGCACATGCTAAGAACATGACTCATTCCATTAAAAATCTACCTACCTCTGCTTCAATTGGTTGTGATTCACAGAAATCAGTAGGTAATAGTGTAGATAGCACTTTAGTAGGCCAAGTAGAAGTTTGTGAGGGTGATAAAAATTTATTGGTAAAAGATGATTGTGTTGATACATTAACAGGCATTTCCTCAGGTACAGGTGGTTTCAGATCGGGATGTGATCCCACCTGGGATCCACAAAAAGAGTTTATACAGTTTCTTATgacaaatgaagaaacaatAGAGAAGTCTCCAATTCACTGTAAAGTaggtttagaaaaaaagagaaaaagaaaaatggatgtTAGTAAAATAACACGCTATACTGAAGACTGTTTTGGTGATGCCAGTTATATTCCTAGTAAATCAAAACTGCTAAGTGTTGACTTCTTAGAACAGAACGAAGAGCTACAAATGGTAGAACcacaaaaatattcattgaGTAAAGTAAAGCCTGAATGCACAGATGAAGAGCTGGAAGCTGTTGATGCTATCCAACAACTCATTTATAGTCCCACTGGTAGCTGTGCAGAAGATGCTTCTCCTGTTCACACTAGCACTTTTCTTtccaatactttaaaaaataaatgtgaacaGAATGATTCTGAATCACCATCTACTTTCAGTACTGATGAACCATCATTTTATCCCTGTACAAAGTGCAATGTGAATTTTAGGGAGAAGAAACATCTGCATAGGCATATGATGTACCATTTAGATGGGAACAGCCATTTCCGACATCTCAATGTCCCAAGGCCCTATGCATGTAGGGAATGTGGAAGGACATTTCGAGATCGTAATTCACTTCTTAAACATATGATAATTCACCAGGAAAGAAGGCAGAAACTGATGGAAGAAATCCGTGAGCTTAAAGAACTTCAGGATGAGGGTAGGAGTGCACGGTTACAGTGTCCCCAATGTGTATTTGGTACTAATTGTCCCAAAACGTTTGTGCAGCATGCAAAGACCcatgaaaaagataaaagatattATTGCTGTGAAGAATGCAATTTCATGGCTGTGACAGAAAATGAACTTGAATGCCATCGAGGGATTGCTCATGGAGCAGTAGTCAAATGTTCCATTATTGGTAGTGACATGTCCCAGaggaaatcacagaaaaaggCATCCATGAAAGATCCATATTTAGGATCCTCAAAAAAGTCATCAACGTACATGTGTAAGATGTGTCCATTTACAACTTCAGctagaagcattttaaaaaaacacatggaaTACCTGCATCCAACATCTTGCATCGATCCCTTTGGTAGCCATCTTAGActagaaaagaggaaaggcagCATTATAGAAGAATCTTTAGATTTTGGTAGCAGGACAAAACAGTTGATGAAACAATCTACGTTTCCAAAAAACTCAGTTTTAAAACAGGATGTAAAAAGATCTTTTGGCTCTACTTCACAGTCCAGTAACTTCACCAAACTTCACAAGAGACCCTACAGGATACAGAAGGCCCGGAAAAGTGTTTCACAGTCATCT aaacttaactctgctgaaaaaaaagacagctatGAAACGGAGGATGAAAGTTCATGGGATAATGTTGAACTATGTGATTACACTACACAGTCTGTGGAGGACGAATCTTACAGTGATATTAATCAGGAGCATGTAAGCCTATTCCCCATATTCAAAGGTAAAATGGAAGATCACGAAACTGTTGATAAATCTTCGCTTAGTTATGAGCAGAAtgatggtttttattttgaatattacGAAGATGCTGAGGGTAGTAACTTCCTCCATGAGCTGCATGATCCTCAGAATTTAGAAAACATAGGATCAGCATTGCCAAAACATAATTCAGTTTTCCATTGGACTGATTTGTCGCTTGAAAAGAAGTCCTGCCCATACTGCCCAGCAACCTTTGAAACAGGTGTTGGATTGTCCAATCATGTCAGAGGGCATCTTCACAGAGCTGGATTGAGCTATGAAGCCCGTCATGTTGTTTCACCAGAACAGATAGCAACAAGTGacaaaatgcaacattttaaaagaactgGAACAGGAACTCCTGTTAAGCGTGTTAGAAAAG caGTTGAGAAATCTGAAACTTCCTCTGAGCATACGTGTCAGCTCTGTGGAGGCTGGTTTGATACTAAAATTGGATTGTCAAATCATGTGCGAGGACACCTGAAGAGGCTTGGCAAAACCAAGTGGGATGCTCACAAGTCTCCGATCTGTGTTCTGAATGAGATGATGCAAAATGAAGAGAAGTATGAAAAAATTCTGAAGGCTTTGAATAGTCGCCGCATTATTCCCAGACCGTTTGTTGCTCAGAAATTTGCATCAAATGATGACTTTTTATCTCAGAATGTTATACCTCTTGAAGCATACCATAATGGCCTAAAGACTGAAGATACATCTGTGTCTGCATCGGAGGAAGAAGGGCTGAGTTTCCTAAATGAATGTGATGAAACAAAAGCATTACTAcgtgatgaaaaaaaaaatcagtcacttACACTGATagaacttctgaaaaataaaaggttaggagaagaaaggaatcCTGATATTTCTCCTCAGAAGATTCATAATCAAACTGCGAGAAAGAGGTTTGTTCAGAAATGTGTTCTTCCATTAAATGAAGACAGTCCATTGATGTATCAGCCACAAAAAATGGACTTGACTATGCAGTCAG GTATGCCTGTGAAGCTTAGAACGTGTGTGCATTGCAATACGACGTTTACAAGTGCTGTTAGCCTGTCCAACCACTTACGCGCTTATGCACGAAAGAAGAGTGCTGGACTTTTGACTGGGACAG cTTTAGACTGTAAGCAAAAGAAGTCAAGGTCAAGATctggaagcaagaaaaaaatgctgccatTACCTCATAGTGCTGATGAAGTTTACATACTCAGATGCAG GTTTTGTGGTCTGGTCTTTCGAGGACCTTTGTCTGTTCAAGAAGACTGGATAAAGCACTTGCAGCGACACATTGTCAACGCAAATCTTCCACGGACTGGAGCTGGCATGGTTGAAGTCACATCACTACTTAAAAAACCTGCTTCAATTActgaaacttcattttctttactgatGGCAGAAGCAGCATCATAG
- the ZNF644 gene encoding zinc finger protein 644 isoform X2 — protein sequence MDDLEINTEVTGAKEEEEEILCDDNFISEEEGGIPKSQESDTSFQKNNTLTLPEELSRDRSEKALSGGQTSLFIHTGAPTVSSENFILSRGTAVNGPVSHSTSTKTSIMNKGSVSLTTGQPVGHHTDSCSTLTVVQDLQLPAKSTTQKSNQHQVLFLLPDVAHAKNMTHSIKNLPTSASIGCDSQKSVGNSVDSTLVGQVEVCEGDKNLLVKDDCVDTLTGISSGTGGFRSGCDPTWDPQKEFIQFLMTNEETIEKSPIHCKVGLEKKRKRKMDVSKITRYTEDCFGDASYIPSKSKLLSVDFLEQNEELQMVEPQKYSLSKVKPECTDEELEAVDAIQQLIYSPTGSCAEDASPVHTSTFLSNTLKNKCEQNDSESPSTFSTDEPSFYPCTKCNVNFREKKHLHRHMMYHLDGNSHFRHLNVPRPYACRECGRTFRDRNSLLKHMIIHQERRQKLMEEIRELKELQDEGRSARLQCPQCVFGTNCPKTFVQHAKTHEKDKRYYCCEECNFMAVTENELECHRGIAHGAVVKCSIIGSDMSQRKSQKKASMKDPYLGSSKKSSTYMCKMCPFTTSARSILKKHMEYLHPTSCIDPFGSHLRLEKRKGSIIEESLDFGSRTKQLMKQSTFPKNSVLKQDVKRSFGSTSQSSNFTKLHKRPYRIQKARKSVSQSSKLNSAEKKDSYETEDESSWDNVELCDYTTQSVEDESYSDINQEHVSLFPIFKGKMEDHETVDKSSLSYEQNDGFYFEYYEDAEGSNFLHELHDPQNLENIGSALPKHNSVFHWTDLSLEKKSCPYCPATFETGVGLSNHVRGHLHRAGLSYEARHVVSPEQIATSDKMQHFKRTGTGTPVKRVRKVEKSETSSEHTCQLCGGWFDTKIGLSNHVRGHLKRLGKTKWDAHKSPICVLNEMMQNEEKYEKILKALNSRRIIPRPFVAQKFASNDDFLSQNVIPLEAYHNGLKTEDTSVSASEEEGLSFLNECDETKALLRDEKKNQSLTLIELLKNKRLGEERNPDISPQKIHNQTARKRFVQKCVLPLNEDSPLMYQPQKMDLTMQSGMPVKLRTCVHCNTTFTSAVSLSNHLRAYARKKSAGLLTGTALDCKQKKSRSRSGSKKKMLPLPHSADEVYILRCRFCGLVFRGPLSVQEDWIKHLQRHIVNANLPRTGAGMVEVTSLLKKPASITETSFSLLMAEAAS from the exons ATGGATGACTTAGAGATAAATACTGAAGTCACTGGTgctaaagaagaagaagaagaaattctgtGTGATGATAATTTCATATCTGAGGAAGAAGGTGGCATTCCTAAATCACAAGAGAGCGACACGTCATTTCAGAAGAACAATACACTGACTCTGCCTGAGGAGCTATCAAGGGACAGATCTGAAAAAGCCTTAAGTGGAGGCCAGACTTCTCTATTTATACACACTGGTGCTCCTACTGTTTCTAGTGAAAACTTTATCTTGTCTAGAGGAACTGCTGTTAATGGACCAGTTTCACACTCCACCTCAACTAAGACTTCCATTATGAATAAAGGCAGTGTTTCATTAACCACTGGACAGCCCGTAGGTCATCATACAGATTCCTGCTCAACTTTGACAGTGGTTCAAGACCTTCAGCTGCCTGCAAAGAGTACaacacaaaaatcaaatcagcaccaagttttatttttgttacctGATGTAGCACATGCTAAGAACATGACTCATTCCATTAAAAATCTACCTACCTCTGCTTCAATTGGTTGTGATTCACAGAAATCAGTAGGTAATAGTGTAGATAGCACTTTAGTAGGCCAAGTAGAAGTTTGTGAGGGTGATAAAAATTTATTGGTAAAAGATGATTGTGTTGATACATTAACAGGCATTTCCTCAGGTACAGGTGGTTTCAGATCGGGATGTGATCCCACCTGGGATCCACAAAAAGAGTTTATACAGTTTCTTATgacaaatgaagaaacaatAGAGAAGTCTCCAATTCACTGTAAAGTaggtttagaaaaaaagagaaaaagaaaaatggatgtTAGTAAAATAACACGCTATACTGAAGACTGTTTTGGTGATGCCAGTTATATTCCTAGTAAATCAAAACTGCTAAGTGTTGACTTCTTAGAACAGAACGAAGAGCTACAAATGGTAGAACcacaaaaatattcattgaGTAAAGTAAAGCCTGAATGCACAGATGAAGAGCTGGAAGCTGTTGATGCTATCCAACAACTCATTTATAGTCCCACTGGTAGCTGTGCAGAAGATGCTTCTCCTGTTCACACTAGCACTTTTCTTtccaatactttaaaaaataaatgtgaacaGAATGATTCTGAATCACCATCTACTTTCAGTACTGATGAACCATCATTTTATCCCTGTACAAAGTGCAATGTGAATTTTAGGGAGAAGAAACATCTGCATAGGCATATGATGTACCATTTAGATGGGAACAGCCATTTCCGACATCTCAATGTCCCAAGGCCCTATGCATGTAGGGAATGTGGAAGGACATTTCGAGATCGTAATTCACTTCTTAAACATATGATAATTCACCAGGAAAGAAGGCAGAAACTGATGGAAGAAATCCGTGAGCTTAAAGAACTTCAGGATGAGGGTAGGAGTGCACGGTTACAGTGTCCCCAATGTGTATTTGGTACTAATTGTCCCAAAACGTTTGTGCAGCATGCAAAGACCcatgaaaaagataaaagatattATTGCTGTGAAGAATGCAATTTCATGGCTGTGACAGAAAATGAACTTGAATGCCATCGAGGGATTGCTCATGGAGCAGTAGTCAAATGTTCCATTATTGGTAGTGACATGTCCCAGaggaaatcacagaaaaaggCATCCATGAAAGATCCATATTTAGGATCCTCAAAAAAGTCATCAACGTACATGTGTAAGATGTGTCCATTTACAACTTCAGctagaagcattttaaaaaaacacatggaaTACCTGCATCCAACATCTTGCATCGATCCCTTTGGTAGCCATCTTAGActagaaaagaggaaaggcagCATTATAGAAGAATCTTTAGATTTTGGTAGCAGGACAAAACAGTTGATGAAACAATCTACGTTTCCAAAAAACTCAGTTTTAAAACAGGATGTAAAAAGATCTTTTGGCTCTACTTCACAGTCCAGTAACTTCACCAAACTTCACAAGAGACCCTACAGGATACAGAAGGCCCGGAAAAGTGTTTCACAGTCATCT aaacttaactctgctgaaaaaaaagacagctatGAAACGGAGGATGAAAGTTCATGGGATAATGTTGAACTATGTGATTACACTACACAGTCTGTGGAGGACGAATCTTACAGTGATATTAATCAGGAGCATGTAAGCCTATTCCCCATATTCAAAGGTAAAATGGAAGATCACGAAACTGTTGATAAATCTTCGCTTAGTTATGAGCAGAAtgatggtttttattttgaatattacGAAGATGCTGAGGGTAGTAACTTCCTCCATGAGCTGCATGATCCTCAGAATTTAGAAAACATAGGATCAGCATTGCCAAAACATAATTCAGTTTTCCATTGGACTGATTTGTCGCTTGAAAAGAAGTCCTGCCCATACTGCCCAGCAACCTTTGAAACAGGTGTTGGATTGTCCAATCATGTCAGAGGGCATCTTCACAGAGCTGGATTGAGCTATGAAGCCCGTCATGTTGTTTCACCAGAACAGATAGCAACAAGTGacaaaatgcaacattttaaaagaactgGAACAGGAACTCCTGTTAAGCGTGTTAGAAAAG TTGAGAAATCTGAAACTTCCTCTGAGCATACGTGTCAGCTCTGTGGAGGCTGGTTTGATACTAAAATTGGATTGTCAAATCATGTGCGAGGACACCTGAAGAGGCTTGGCAAAACCAAGTGGGATGCTCACAAGTCTCCGATCTGTGTTCTGAATGAGATGATGCAAAATGAAGAGAAGTATGAAAAAATTCTGAAGGCTTTGAATAGTCGCCGCATTATTCCCAGACCGTTTGTTGCTCAGAAATTTGCATCAAATGATGACTTTTTATCTCAGAATGTTATACCTCTTGAAGCATACCATAATGGCCTAAAGACTGAAGATACATCTGTGTCTGCATCGGAGGAAGAAGGGCTGAGTTTCCTAAATGAATGTGATGAAACAAAAGCATTACTAcgtgatgaaaaaaaaaatcagtcacttACACTGATagaacttctgaaaaataaaaggttaggagaagaaaggaatcCTGATATTTCTCCTCAGAAGATTCATAATCAAACTGCGAGAAAGAGGTTTGTTCAGAAATGTGTTCTTCCATTAAATGAAGACAGTCCATTGATGTATCAGCCACAAAAAATGGACTTGACTATGCAGTCAG GTATGCCTGTGAAGCTTAGAACGTGTGTGCATTGCAATACGACGTTTACAAGTGCTGTTAGCCTGTCCAACCACTTACGCGCTTATGCACGAAAGAAGAGTGCTGGACTTTTGACTGGGACAG cTTTAGACTGTAAGCAAAAGAAGTCAAGGTCAAGATctggaagcaagaaaaaaatgctgccatTACCTCATAGTGCTGATGAAGTTTACATACTCAGATGCAG GTTTTGTGGTCTGGTCTTTCGAGGACCTTTGTCTGTTCAAGAAGACTGGATAAAGCACTTGCAGCGACACATTGTCAACGCAAATCTTCCACGGACTGGAGCTGGCATGGTTGAAGTCACATCACTACTTAAAAAACCTGCTTCAATTActgaaacttcattttctttactgatGGCAGAAGCAGCATCATAG
- the ZNF644 gene encoding zinc finger protein 644 isoform X3: MDDLEINTEVTGAKEEEEEILCDDNFISEEEGGIPKSQESDTSFQKNNTLTLPEELSRDRSEKALSGGQTSLFIHTGAPTVSSENFILSRGTAVNGPVSHSTSTKTSIMNKGSVSLTTGQPVGHHTDSCSTLTVVQDLQLPAKSTTQKSNQHQVLFLLPDVAHAKNMTHSIKNLPTSASIGCDSQKSVGNSVDSTLVGQVEVCEGDKNLLVKDDCVDTLTGISSGTGGFRSGCDPTWDPQKEFIQFLMTNEETIEKSPIHCKVGLEKKRKRKMDVSKITRYTEDCFGDASYIPSKSKLLSVDFLEQNEELQMVEPQKYSLSKVKPECTDEELEAVDAIQQLIYSPTGSCAEDASPVHTSTFLSNTLKNKCEQNDSESPSTFSTDEPSFYPCTKCNVNFREKKHLHRHMMYHLDGNSHFRHLNVPRPYACRECGRTFRDRNSLLKHMIIHQERRQKLMEEIRELKELQDEGRSARLQCPQCVFGTNCPKTFVQHAKTHEKDKRYYCCEECNFMAVTENELECHRGIAHGAVVKCSIIGSDMSQRKSQKKASMKDPYLGSSKKSSTYMCKMCPFTTSARSILKKHMEYLHPTSCIDPFGSHLRLEKRKGSIIEESLDFGSRTKQLMKQSTFPKNSVLKQDVKRSFGSTSQSSNFTKLHKRPYRIQKARKSVSQSSKLNSAEKKDSYETEDESSWDNVELCDYTTQSVEDESYSDINQEHVSLFPIFKGKMEDHETVDKSSLSYEQNDGFYFEYYEDAEGSNFLHELHDPQNLENIGSALPKHNSVFHWTDLSLEKKSCPYCPATFETGVGLSNHVRGHLHRAGLSYEARHVVSPEQIATSDKMQHFKRTGTGTPVKRVRKAVEKSETSSEHTCQLCGGWFDTKIGLSNHVRGHLKRLGKTKWDAHKSPICVLNEMMQNEEKYEKILKALNSRRIIPRPFVAQKFASNDDFLSQNVIPLEAYHNGLKTEDTSVSASEEEGLSFLNECDETKALLRDEKKNQSLTLIELLKNKRLGEERNPDISPQKIHNQTARKRFVQKCVLPLNEDSPLMYQPQKMDLTMQSALDCKQKKSRSRSGSKKKMLPLPHSADEVYILRCRFCGLVFRGPLSVQEDWIKHLQRHIVNANLPRTGAGMVEVTSLLKKPASITETSFSLLMAEAAS, from the exons ATGGATGACTTAGAGATAAATACTGAAGTCACTGGTgctaaagaagaagaagaagaaattctgtGTGATGATAATTTCATATCTGAGGAAGAAGGTGGCATTCCTAAATCACAAGAGAGCGACACGTCATTTCAGAAGAACAATACACTGACTCTGCCTGAGGAGCTATCAAGGGACAGATCTGAAAAAGCCTTAAGTGGAGGCCAGACTTCTCTATTTATACACACTGGTGCTCCTACTGTTTCTAGTGAAAACTTTATCTTGTCTAGAGGAACTGCTGTTAATGGACCAGTTTCACACTCCACCTCAACTAAGACTTCCATTATGAATAAAGGCAGTGTTTCATTAACCACTGGACAGCCCGTAGGTCATCATACAGATTCCTGCTCAACTTTGACAGTGGTTCAAGACCTTCAGCTGCCTGCAAAGAGTACaacacaaaaatcaaatcagcaccaagttttatttttgttacctGATGTAGCACATGCTAAGAACATGACTCATTCCATTAAAAATCTACCTACCTCTGCTTCAATTGGTTGTGATTCACAGAAATCAGTAGGTAATAGTGTAGATAGCACTTTAGTAGGCCAAGTAGAAGTTTGTGAGGGTGATAAAAATTTATTGGTAAAAGATGATTGTGTTGATACATTAACAGGCATTTCCTCAGGTACAGGTGGTTTCAGATCGGGATGTGATCCCACCTGGGATCCACAAAAAGAGTTTATACAGTTTCTTATgacaaatgaagaaacaatAGAGAAGTCTCCAATTCACTGTAAAGTaggtttagaaaaaaagagaaaaagaaaaatggatgtTAGTAAAATAACACGCTATACTGAAGACTGTTTTGGTGATGCCAGTTATATTCCTAGTAAATCAAAACTGCTAAGTGTTGACTTCTTAGAACAGAACGAAGAGCTACAAATGGTAGAACcacaaaaatattcattgaGTAAAGTAAAGCCTGAATGCACAGATGAAGAGCTGGAAGCTGTTGATGCTATCCAACAACTCATTTATAGTCCCACTGGTAGCTGTGCAGAAGATGCTTCTCCTGTTCACACTAGCACTTTTCTTtccaatactttaaaaaataaatgtgaacaGAATGATTCTGAATCACCATCTACTTTCAGTACTGATGAACCATCATTTTATCCCTGTACAAAGTGCAATGTGAATTTTAGGGAGAAGAAACATCTGCATAGGCATATGATGTACCATTTAGATGGGAACAGCCATTTCCGACATCTCAATGTCCCAAGGCCCTATGCATGTAGGGAATGTGGAAGGACATTTCGAGATCGTAATTCACTTCTTAAACATATGATAATTCACCAGGAAAGAAGGCAGAAACTGATGGAAGAAATCCGTGAGCTTAAAGAACTTCAGGATGAGGGTAGGAGTGCACGGTTACAGTGTCCCCAATGTGTATTTGGTACTAATTGTCCCAAAACGTTTGTGCAGCATGCAAAGACCcatgaaaaagataaaagatattATTGCTGTGAAGAATGCAATTTCATGGCTGTGACAGAAAATGAACTTGAATGCCATCGAGGGATTGCTCATGGAGCAGTAGTCAAATGTTCCATTATTGGTAGTGACATGTCCCAGaggaaatcacagaaaaaggCATCCATGAAAGATCCATATTTAGGATCCTCAAAAAAGTCATCAACGTACATGTGTAAGATGTGTCCATTTACAACTTCAGctagaagcattttaaaaaaacacatggaaTACCTGCATCCAACATCTTGCATCGATCCCTTTGGTAGCCATCTTAGActagaaaagaggaaaggcagCATTATAGAAGAATCTTTAGATTTTGGTAGCAGGACAAAACAGTTGATGAAACAATCTACGTTTCCAAAAAACTCAGTTTTAAAACAGGATGTAAAAAGATCTTTTGGCTCTACTTCACAGTCCAGTAACTTCACCAAACTTCACAAGAGACCCTACAGGATACAGAAGGCCCGGAAAAGTGTTTCACAGTCATCT aaacttaactctgctgaaaaaaaagacagctatGAAACGGAGGATGAAAGTTCATGGGATAATGTTGAACTATGTGATTACACTACACAGTCTGTGGAGGACGAATCTTACAGTGATATTAATCAGGAGCATGTAAGCCTATTCCCCATATTCAAAGGTAAAATGGAAGATCACGAAACTGTTGATAAATCTTCGCTTAGTTATGAGCAGAAtgatggtttttattttgaatattacGAAGATGCTGAGGGTAGTAACTTCCTCCATGAGCTGCATGATCCTCAGAATTTAGAAAACATAGGATCAGCATTGCCAAAACATAATTCAGTTTTCCATTGGACTGATTTGTCGCTTGAAAAGAAGTCCTGCCCATACTGCCCAGCAACCTTTGAAACAGGTGTTGGATTGTCCAATCATGTCAGAGGGCATCTTCACAGAGCTGGATTGAGCTATGAAGCCCGTCATGTTGTTTCACCAGAACAGATAGCAACAAGTGacaaaatgcaacattttaaaagaactgGAACAGGAACTCCTGTTAAGCGTGTTAGAAAAG caGTTGAGAAATCTGAAACTTCCTCTGAGCATACGTGTCAGCTCTGTGGAGGCTGGTTTGATACTAAAATTGGATTGTCAAATCATGTGCGAGGACACCTGAAGAGGCTTGGCAAAACCAAGTGGGATGCTCACAAGTCTCCGATCTGTGTTCTGAATGAGATGATGCAAAATGAAGAGAAGTATGAAAAAATTCTGAAGGCTTTGAATAGTCGCCGCATTATTCCCAGACCGTTTGTTGCTCAGAAATTTGCATCAAATGATGACTTTTTATCTCAGAATGTTATACCTCTTGAAGCATACCATAATGGCCTAAAGACTGAAGATACATCTGTGTCTGCATCGGAGGAAGAAGGGCTGAGTTTCCTAAATGAATGTGATGAAACAAAAGCATTACTAcgtgatgaaaaaaaaaatcagtcacttACACTGATagaacttctgaaaaataaaaggttaggagaagaaaggaatcCTGATATTTCTCCTCAGAAGATTCATAATCAAACTGCGAGAAAGAGGTTTGTTCAGAAATGTGTTCTTCCATTAAATGAAGACAGTCCATTGATGTATCAGCCACAAAAAATGGACTTGACTATGCAGTCAG cTTTAGACTGTAAGCAAAAGAAGTCAAGGTCAAGATctggaagcaagaaaaaaatgctgccatTACCTCATAGTGCTGATGAAGTTTACATACTCAGATGCAG GTTTTGTGGTCTGGTCTTTCGAGGACCTTTGTCTGTTCAAGAAGACTGGATAAAGCACTTGCAGCGACACATTGTCAACGCAAATCTTCCACGGACTGGAGCTGGCATGGTTGAAGTCACATCACTACTTAAAAAACCTGCTTCAATTActgaaacttcattttctttactgatGGCAGAAGCAGCATCATAG